The genomic region TCTGAGAGCAGAAATTCCTGCTTTTTTAAATTACTTGCAGCAGCGGGAATTAGCTACAACTCATACAACCAGAATGTGGTTTACCCCTAGAGAGATAAGAACCAATGCACTGGAGAACCTGATGCAAAATAACCGGAACCGGGTGGAAAAGGAATTAGCAAACATGATACTGGATGCTATGGAAACATTTGACCTTGAGGAAGTGGCTATTTGTCCTCTGGATGCCTTGCAGATTTTGAATAAAACCCGGGTGAAAACTGATTTAACCCAATTGCGCCAGATATTAAAGAAAGATTGGAAGCTCACCAATCAAGACAATTCTCTGAAATATCAAAAAATATATATGTGGCAGGAGGGTGGGCTCGGACTTATCGATGGCAAAGGACGCTATTACACGGTTAAAAAATCATTCTTATTACAGCATTTCAGGGAAGATATAAAGTGATGAATTGATGCGTAAATGATGACCCTTAAAAGCTGTTTATTCAGGGGGCTTTAGGAGGGATTATTCCCGATTAAACTAGAACCGTAAACAAACCCTCTTAGAATATACTTTTATTATTTATTCTTTTTTTGATGAATGATGATAGATAATAAAATAACCCAATGATAGCAAGGGTTTTGCCCCACATCGTTTTGTCATCACTCTGTCATCAAAAATAAAACGATGCTGAGATTTGGTTGGATTTGATGGAATTTGAAGCAAAAACAGTAAAAAATGGAAAATTGGGAAACATCAAAAAGCTGGGAAAAAGCCCGTAATATTTGCATCGTAAAAACGCTTGCAAAATTAGGGCACTTTCCCAGCAGGACAACGGAAAAAGAAGCTTGGTTTCTGAGTCCCCTACGGTCAGAAACGCAAGCCTCTTTTAGCGTCTCTCTGCACAAGAACCTGTGGTATGACTTCGGAATGGGAAAAGGTGGTTCCATCATAGACCTTATTATGGCAATGAAATCCTGCACCATAAAGAAAGCGCTGGAATATTTAAAGAACGATATGACTGCTTTTTCTTTTAGCCCTCTAAGAACTGAAGATCGGTTGAAGCGAACACAAATTCGAATCCTGCATGTTGAAGCTATCTACCTGCAGGGTTTAATTGAGTATCTAAACTCACGGAATATACCTTTTGAGATCGGTAGAAAATACTGCAGACAGATTTGGTATGGCTTTACAACAAAACGATTTTTTGCCATTGGACTTCAAAACCACCGGGGAGGCTGGGAACTGCGAAATAAATATTATAAAAATTCAAGTAGTCCTAAATCTTTTTCTCTGATTGAAAGAGGCTCCAATCAGTTACTTATTATAGAAGGGATGTTTGATTTTCTATCCCTTGCTACAATCGATGAAGACTTAGTACAAAATTCGGACTGCATTATTTTAAATTCCCTGGCTTTTATTAGGAGAATCGAAACTTTGATTCCGAAATATAAACGGATTTTACTCTATCTGGATAATGACTCCGCAGGTCAAAAGGCTACTAGTTCACTTTTAGAACAATTTGATAATGTGATGGATTGTAGTGATTCTTATTCGGGCTATGTGGATATCAATGAAAAATTGATCAATGAAGGAAGTTGGAAAAAATGATAAGTGGATAAGTAGTAATGTCTAATGTAAAATTTCAGTTTAAAGGGCAAAGCAAGATGTGTCATTGTCATGACAATCTTGCTTTGCGCCCGGAGGTTGCAAAGATTTAAAATAGGAAAATGAAACGGGAATACATCCAGATACGCTGCTCGATCTACGAGAAAAAGCTGCTCAAAAAAAGAGCGGTCAGGGCTGGAATTTCCCTTTCAGAATATCTTAGAGCTACTGCTTTTAAAATTAATATGGTCGAACGCATTACCCCAGAGCAATTAGAATGCTATCAGCTGCTGGTTCAATATAAAAACAACTTTAGCCGGATCAGCAATATGTTTAAAAAAAGCAATCCCAAACTTTCGAAGGAAGTACAGCAATTAGCTGAAGAAATCAGGAACCATTTAAAAAGCTTCAAAAAATGATCGGGAAAGGACATTCCATAGCAAGCACTGGAGCCTCTATAGATTATGGATGGAACCAGGAGAAAGAGGCCGAAGTGGTATTTAGAGACCACCTTGCCGGAGAAACCCCGAAAGAGATCACCGAGGAGTTTAAGATCATCCAGTCGCAAAATGAACGCTGTACTCAAAATACGCTGAGTTTTATACTAAGTCCCACCGTTAAAGATGGACAGGAAATGAGCAAAGCCCAACTGAAAGAGATTACCAGCAGATTTCTTAAAGAAATGGAATTAAAAAACAGGCAGGCTATCGCTTTTGTTCATCGGGATAAGGAACATACCCATGTTCATGTATATGTGAACAGGATCGGTTTTGATGGGAAAGCCTATAATGACAGTTTTATAGGCAAACGAAGTCAGCTCGCCGCCGACAATGTTGCAAAAGAGCTGGGACTTACCAGGGTTCGAGATGTACAACAGGAAAAACTAAAAGAATTTAACTGGCAGCGATTGGCCATTAGTCATATCAATAATAAAGTTATGGAAACCCGGCCTAAATCACTAGATGAATATATCAATAAAATGAAGTCTTGTAAGGTACAGGTAATTCCTTCTATAAATAAATCCAACCAATTACAAGGGTTCCGGTTTGAGTATAAAGGAGCTAACCTGAAAGGGAGTGAGATCCACCGTTCGATGACGGGTGGGAAACTGATAACCGAAATCTGCCAGAATAAAAAATTAACCAGACTGAAAGAAGTCCCCAATACGTTGAACCTAATGAATAAGACGGTACAGCTTAGTACAAATATGGCCGGTAAAATTGCTAAGGATTTAATAAAACAGGTGCTCAAAAGAGGACTGGATAATGGAATAGGAATTTAAACAGTTTAAGTTATGAAAAAGTTAGATGAGATCATGGAGCTGATGACCGATGAGATGACCGATTTTAAAGCAGCGATTCTTCAACTTAAGGAATATTCAAAAGAGCTTGAAAATATGAGTATACCAATCACCACTGAAGTTTTGGATAAACACCTGAACGATTTTCTTAAAGATCAGAAAGAAGAAAATGATTTGAAAATCGATACTTTGAAGGAAATCAATGGGAAACTACAAGGGGCTATACTAATTCCCAAGTATATTCTTTTACTTTTTGGAGGCATTATCATAATCCTACTTTTTCTATTGATGTATTTTATATTTCTCTAGAATCTCAAAAAAAGAGTATGGAGAGTATGAACTACAGATTGGATTAATATTTTTCCCTCAATACACTCCATGTTTTTGTGAGGAGCGATATTGAGGGAAAAATTTGGATGGGGAAAGCAGCTACTTTTTAATTAGTTGCAAATAAAATCTAATTTAGGTATTTGTTGTTGATTATAGCAGTTTCTAAACCGAGGTTGAATAAGGATGCTTGTAACTAGTTTGGAAATTTAAATAGGTAATTGCGCCCTATGCTGTTTTTATTTAACGTTTATCTACGGAACACTATAAAAACAGCATAGGAACCTCGCGCAAGTTTAGTTATGGTAGATTTGGGGACTGAAAATTTAAGTCTACAAATTGTTCTAATTGAAATGTTTTGCTAATAAATAAAAGTGACGCTCAAGCATGAGTTACTATATTTTATTAATTGTTCTTTGACAATTTAAAACGGCAATAAAAATTAATGAGCATAATGCCAATACTATATAGTGAAAACTAAAGCCTGTATCTATCATAATCCCAATGAATAAAGGCCCTATAGCAGTACTTAAAACCATAAACATATTAAAGAAACTTCTTATAGCGCCTAATTGAGCTGTTCCATATATTTCAGCAATCAAGGAAGTTTTTACGGTGCCGGCCAAACCTGTGGTTACACCTGCCATTAGAAGAAAAAATAACGCCGCTATGATACTATCATTAAATATCATAGGGATGAGACCAATTGCCATAGGAATAAGATAAAATTTAAAAACCTTTTCGGCTGAAAATCTGTCGACCAAAAATCCGCCCACAAAACTCATAAAAAATCGTGTTACTGCATATACCATGAAAAATGATGCATATAAGGTAATTGACCAGTTTAATTTTTCGGCAAAAACGTATTGATAAAAGAAAAAGGCCGTAGATGTAAAACTAAGTGCAAAACTTGCGGGCATGATTACAAGGAATTTCCGTTCAGTTATTATATTTTTAAAGCCTTTCAGCAAAAATTTGCCGGCTACCTTTTTCTCTAAATTAAGATCATTATCGAATTTTCTGGTATCCAGAAAAAACAACCTCATTAAGTAAAATATAAGGAAAGCTGCACAGAGCAGGGTGGTAGTTTTAAGATTGGACCATAATAATAAACTGGATATTATAATAGGAAATAAAGCTTCACCAATAGAATAACCTGTTGTTGCTATACTTAAGGCTTTTCCGCGGTCGCGGTTGAACCTTCTGGATAGTATCGTTTGACTAATATGGCTTAAAAGCCCCTGACCTGTTAAACGCAAGCCAATTAAAGCAACCAACAATATTGATATATGTATTTCTGAGAACCCTAGAAATGCTGTGGATAATGCCAGTCCAAATATTGTGTAAAAGGTTACATTTTTGGTAGGTTTATGATCAATCAGGTGACCTAAGGAAATTAGAAGAAAAGATGCTACTACTGTAGCGATAGCGTAAATCCCTCCGAAATACCCTTCCGAAATACCAAATATTTTAATGATTTCTGGAACGTATAAAGAAATTAAGAACGTTTGGCCAAAACTGGAGAGAAGGGTAAGGGTCCAGCCAAATCGCACTTCTCTAAAATTATTTTTAAAAAATAAAAAGAACTCTTTGAACATCTATTTTGTAAATATTATTAATCGATCCTTAATGAAAACATCTGTAAACCGGAAATTAGATTTTATATGATCCATGGTTTCTTGAGAATAAAAGAAAACATGCGTAGGGTCATTTTTATAATACCAATTCTCAAATTGAATTTCAGAATTATATAAATGGGTCATACAGTATAATTTGCCTCCTTTTATCAGCATTTTATATAATTTTTTAAATTCTTCAGAAGGATTGTGGAAATGTTCAATTACTTCACAGGAAACTACATAGTCATAGGTGTGATTTAATAAGCCTTTGTTATTTGCAAAAAAAGGGTCATAGATAGTAATTTTATAATTGTGGTCATTTAAAATTTTTGTAATCACTGGGCCGGTACCTGCGCCATAATCCAAGCCATTTGAAGAATTAGGTTTAAAATCCTGAAAAATCGAATGAACTATAGGTGAAACAAAATTTTGATACTTGACATCATTTACATCATTATTGTGATTGAGATACCGAACTATTTCTTCTTCAGGTTTTGGCAGCTGATCGGCACACATATAAATGCCAAAACAATAGGTACATTTCAAATATGTATGCGACTTATTTCTGAAGAATAGTTTCCCAGAACTTTGGCAAAGTGGACAGTCACTTTCCATAGCATTACTTTAATCTATTATATATAGGTCTCAATTTACAGTTAAGACATAACGATGTTCCTGGATCATATACTAACTGCCAAATGCTAAGTTTTGAATTGCAGCGTACACAGCATATCTTACCATAAGATTTTAGTAACCTTTCTAATAATTGAAGACTAGATATTAAATAATTCTTTATAACCATGTTCTATCTAATTTTCCTAATTTCTTTCGATTAAATTTGACTGGATAATACTTAAGAATAAGCAGAATTTTTATCAAGGCTACGGAATGTTGGAGCTATGCTGCGAATGAATATTGAAGGACTTTTAAAGGATTTTAGATGGCTAAATGTCCCGGATCCAATTATTACTTAGGATCTGATTACAATCTCCCTTATTCACTCAAATTCAGAACAAATTCTTTTTTTAAATTCCAACAATCCTTTGGCGCGGAATTTTTTAAAACTTGTCTGTTACCACCTTATAAGTTGGATCTTCTAATATATTTACATCAATAATAGCGTCGGCATCAGAAAGAAGTTTTCTACAGTCAGTGCTTAAATGTCTTAAATGCAATTTTTTACCCTGTTTTTTATAGCGCTCTGTTAATTTATTGACAGCTTCAATGGCTGACATATCAACAATACGGCTTTCTCGAAAATCAACCACGACTTCTTCTGGGTCATTAAGCACATCAAATTTGTCGTTAAACATAGTTGTTGAACCAAAAAATAAGGGACCATAAATTTCATAATGTTTTATCCCATCTTCATCAACATGTTTGCGTGCACGAATCCTTTTTGCATTGTCCCAGGCAAAAACAAGCGCAGCAATAATGACACCTACAAGCACCGCCAACGCTAGATTATGCAGGATCACTGTAACTACCGTAACCAATACCATAACCATAATATCTGATTTTGGCATTTTATTTAAAGTTTTAAGGCTGGCCCATTCAAATGTACCAATTGCAACCATAATCATAAGGCCGGTCAAAGCAGCCATGGGCACTTTTTCTATTAACCCAGCACCAAACATTACAAAAACCAGTAACATTATTGCTGCAGTTATTCCAGACAATCGAGCCCTGGCTCCCGAAGAAACGTTTATTAAACTCTGCCCAAGCATTGCACATCCACCCATTCCTGAGAAAACTCCCGAAAGAATATTTGCCGAACCCTGGGCTACACATTCCTTATTACTCCTTCCGCGGGTTTCAGTGATCTCATCAATTATGTTAAGGGTTAAGAGACTTTCTATAAGGCCAACACCTGCCATGATAATTGCAGGGGGTACAATGATCCTCAATGTTTCAAAATTGATGGGAACCATGGGAATATGAAAAGGAGGAAATCCTCCCTGAATGGAGGCTACATCGCCTACCGTTTTCGTGTCGATTCCTGCCAATAACACTATTCCAAAAGTCACCAAAACCGCAACCAGAGTGGCTGGAACTACTTTAGTTAATTTGGGCAGACCCCATATAATTAACATAGTAATGAGAACGAGCCCCAACATATAGTATAGTTGGGTTCCTTCCATCCACACCTGTTCTCCTGCGTCGTTTAAAACTTTAAATTGTCCTAACTGGGACATAAAAATGATCACCGCCAGCCCATTTACAAATCCGAAAATTACAGGGTGGGGTACCAGCCTCATCAGTTTACCCAGTCGAAAAACTCCAGCAAGTATTTGGATAATCCCTGCTAAAATTACCGTAGCAAAAACATACTCTGGTCCATGCATAAGTGCCGTACCAACAATCACGACGGCAACTGCACCGGTAGCACCCGAGATCATTCCGGGGCGACCTCCTAAAATTGCGGTAACAAGTCCCATAACAAAAGCTGCATATAAACCTGTCAGCGGGGAAAGCCCAGCAATTAATGCAAAAGCGACAGCTTCAGGAATTAATGCCAGAGCTACAGTTAAGCCGGCGAGGATTTCTGTTTTATAATCGACTTTTTGTGAAAAATCGAAAAGATTTAAATATCTCTTCATAAGAAAATTAATAAGAATTTATAAAAGTATAAACCTGGTCTACAGGTATAAAAAAGAAAGAGGGGATAATGAGGAAAAATCCGGCCTTATTTTATCAAGGCGGAGTAAGTTTAAAAGTAGTATAGGAAATTACTTTTCTCATATAGGAGCTGCAAAATTAATTTTTCTTTTGGAATAAGAAAATTAATAGATAGTTTTTTGAAAAGAAGTCAAGAGACTGGCCAAAATCCTTTAAAATTAAATAAAACTAATTTTTGGACCTTAATACGCTTATTTTATCACAAAATGAATTATAAATAACCCTTATTATATTACAAAATAAATATATATTTACCCTTATTATATAACAAAAAAAGATGAATTTCCATAGACATATAAGTGGGCATCTAGAGAATTGGAAAAAAAATTCGGACAAGAAGCCCTTGGTAATTAGAGGCGCGAGACAAGTAGGTAAAACTACATTAGTTAAAGATTTTGCAAAAAAATATAAGAATTCTATTTTTTTAAATTTGGAGAAGTCTGCAGATAGAAGGGTATTTGAAGAACATGATGATGTTGAAACAATTGTCGAAGCGCTGTTCCTGACTAATAATATATCTGTGCGGGAATTAAGCGACACCCTTTTATTTATAGATGAAATTCAGGAGCTGCCCAAAGCTATCCAATTACTACGATATTTTTACGAGGATAAACCCCAATTACATATTATTGCTGCTGGTTCTTTGCTTGAGTTTGCCATTAAAGATGTAAAAAGTTTTCCCGTAGGGCGTATTGAATATTTATATCTCTATCCGCTGAATTTTGCTGAATATTTAAAAGCTTTAGAACACGAAACAGCATTAGACCAACTAAATACTATTCCAATAAAGCCTTATGCTCATACTACTTTAATGGATCTATTTCATAGATATGCTATTATAGGTGGTATGCCAGAAGTGGTGAAAGCAGATCTAAAAACCAAAAGTTTGGCCGACCTGCCTAAGGTCTATGAAAGCATTTGGAGTACTTATAGAAATGATGTGGAAAAATACACTTCGAATGCTACAGAAAGGCGTGTAATAAAACATATCATGGAAGTAGCTCATTTATATGTAGATGAACGTATCAAATTTCAGAATTTTGGAAATTCCAACTATAGATCAAGAGAAGTTGGGGAAGCTATGCGCAATTTAGATGATGCCAAAATAATTCAGCTTATTTATCCTACTACAGATACAGAGAATCCTATAAAATCAAATTTAAAAAAGTCTCCCAGGCTTCAGTTTCTGGACACGGGATTGATAAATCACGCCCTTGGAATTCAAGGGCAAATGTTGGGAATGGAAGATCTAAGCAACTCCTTTAAAGGAGCTATAATTCCACATTTAATTACTCAGGAGTTGATTTCATTGAATACCATAACAAACGCAAAACCAAATTTCTGGGTAAGGGAGAAAAATCAGGCATCTTCAGAAGTTGATTTGGTATATCCCTTTGAGGACAAAGTGATTCCCATAGAAATAAAATCCGGAGCAAAAGGCACTTTAAAATCTTTACACCAATTTACCATAAGGGCAAACCACCCTTATACAATACGCGTATATGGAGGAAACTTTAAAATTGAAGAAGATAAAACCCAGGATGGAACACCTTATTTATTGATGAATTTACCTTATTACCTGGGTACACAACTTCCAAAATATGTAGACTACTTCGTGAAAAATTATAGTTTAACTCAGTGATTAGAGCAACAGTTCACTTGCATCATCCAATATGGAATCATCTAATTCTATTAGATAATCCTGTGAATTGGAGAGATTTTTTTTATGTCCCCTAGATACGCTAATCACATCGAGAATTATAACAGGACTTCCAGAGCGCTATCTACAACCTGAGTATCCAATTCTTTTAAATAAGCCTGGGTTACGGTTAGGTTTTGATGTCCTAATGATTCGCTAATTACATCGGTAGCCACCCCTTTTTGTTTCAGGCAATTAGCAAAACTATGCCGGGCCACATAACTGCTAACATTTTTTGTGATCTCACAAATTGTAGCTAGTTCCTTTAGATTTTTATTGTAGATCCCTAACATTTTATGTTTTCGATCGGCAAGTTGGGTAGGAGTATAGTTTTCACGATACAGAAGTGGAAATACATATTTATTCCCATACCCATTAATTCGGTAATAGTCAAGAATCTCTCTAACTGGAGGCATAATGGCAATTGAGAAATTTCCTTTGGTTTTAGCCCTGGTGTAATAGATAACATTTTTTTCCACATCTTTCCATTCCAGACCCATCATGTCGGCAAAGTTCATTCCTCTGGTATAAAAACTGAAAACAAAATAATTTCTGGTATCAACTAAATGGGGATGATTGCTCAAATCTACATTAACAATGCGCATTATTTCTTCAAAATCCAATGCACGTTTAAAACCTTTACCTCTCAAACCTGAAATTT from Gramella sp. MT6 harbors:
- a CDS encoding class I SAM-dependent methyltransferase, giving the protein MESDCPLCQSSGKLFFRNKSHTYLKCTYCFGIYMCADQLPKPEEEIVRYLNHNNDVNDVKYQNFVSPIVHSIFQDFKPNSSNGLDYGAGTGPVITKILNDHNYKITIYDPFFANNKGLLNHTYDYVVSCEVIEHFHNPSEEFKKLYKMLIKGGKLYCMTHLYNSEIQFENWYYKNDPTHVFFYSQETMDHIKSNFRFTDVFIKDRLIIFTK
- a CDS encoding SulP family inorganic anion transporter translates to MKRYLNLFDFSQKVDYKTEILAGLTVALALIPEAVAFALIAGLSPLTGLYAAFVMGLVTAILGGRPGMISGATGAVAVVIVGTALMHGPEYVFATVILAGIIQILAGVFRLGKLMRLVPHPVIFGFVNGLAVIIFMSQLGQFKVLNDAGEQVWMEGTQLYYMLGLVLITMLIIWGLPKLTKVVPATLVAVLVTFGIVLLAGIDTKTVGDVASIQGGFPPFHIPMVPINFETLRIIVPPAIIMAGVGLIESLLTLNIIDEITETRGRSNKECVAQGSANILSGVFSGMGGCAMLGQSLINVSSGARARLSGITAAIMLLVFVMFGAGLIEKVPMAALTGLMIMVAIGTFEWASLKTLNKMPKSDIMVMVLVTVVTVILHNLALAVLVGVIIAALVFAWDNAKRIRARKHVDEDGIKHYEIYGPLFFGSTTMFNDKFDVLNDPEEVVVDFRESRIVDMSAIEAVNKLTERYKKQGKKLHLRHLSTDCRKLLSDADAIIDVNILEDPTYKVVTDKF
- a CDS encoding DUF6730 family protein yields the protein MKKLDEIMELMTDEMTDFKAAILQLKEYSKELENMSIPITTEVLDKHLNDFLKDQKEENDLKIDTLKEINGKLQGAILIPKYILLLFGGIIIILLFLLMYFIFL
- a CDS encoding AAA family ATPase, whose translation is MNFHRHISGHLENWKKNSDKKPLVIRGARQVGKTTLVKDFAKKYKNSIFLNLEKSADRRVFEEHDDVETIVEALFLTNNISVRELSDTLLFIDEIQELPKAIQLLRYFYEDKPQLHIIAAGSLLEFAIKDVKSFPVGRIEYLYLYPLNFAEYLKALEHETALDQLNTIPIKPYAHTTLMDLFHRYAIIGGMPEVVKADLKTKSLADLPKVYESIWSTYRNDVEKYTSNATERRVIKHIMEVAHLYVDERIKFQNFGNSNYRSREVGEAMRNLDDAKIIQLIYPTTDTENPIKSNLKKSPRLQFLDTGLINHALGIQGQMLGMEDLSNSFKGAIIPHLITQELISLNTITNAKPNFWVREKNQASSEVDLVYPFEDKVIPIEIKSGAKGTLKSLHQFTIRANHPYTIRVYGGNFKIEEDKTQDGTPYLLMNLPYYLGTQLPKYVDYFVKNYSLTQ
- a CDS encoding relaxase/mobilization nuclease domain-containing protein produces the protein MIGKGHSIASTGASIDYGWNQEKEAEVVFRDHLAGETPKEITEEFKIIQSQNERCTQNTLSFILSPTVKDGQEMSKAQLKEITSRFLKEMELKNRQAIAFVHRDKEHTHVHVYVNRIGFDGKAYNDSFIGKRSQLAADNVAKELGLTRVRDVQQEKLKEFNWQRLAISHINNKVMETRPKSLDEYINKMKSCKVQVIPSINKSNQLQGFRFEYKGANLKGSEIHRSMTGGKLITEICQNKKLTRLKEVPNTLNLMNKTVQLSTNMAGKIAKDLIKQVLKRGLDNGIGI
- a CDS encoding toprim domain-containing protein codes for the protein MENWETSKSWEKARNICIVKTLAKLGHFPSRTTEKEAWFLSPLRSETQASFSVSLHKNLWYDFGMGKGGSIIDLIMAMKSCTIKKALEYLKNDMTAFSFSPLRTEDRLKRTQIRILHVEAIYLQGLIEYLNSRNIPFEIGRKYCRQIWYGFTTKRFFAIGLQNHRGGWELRNKYYKNSSSPKSFSLIERGSNQLLIIEGMFDFLSLATIDEDLVQNSDCIILNSLAFIRRIETLIPKYKRILLYLDNDSAGQKATSSLLEQFDNVMDCSDSYSGYVDINEKLINEGSWKK
- the mbpA gene encoding mobilization protein MbpA, whose translation is MKREYIQIRCSIYEKKLLKKRAVRAGISLSEYLRATAFKINMVERITPEQLECYQLLVQYKNNFSRISNMFKKSNPKLSKEVQQLAEEIRNHLKSFKK
- a CDS encoding MFS transporter — protein: MFKEFFLFFKNNFREVRFGWTLTLLSSFGQTFLISLYVPEIIKIFGISEGYFGGIYAIATVVASFLLISLGHLIDHKPTKNVTFYTIFGLALSTAFLGFSEIHISILLVALIGLRLTGQGLLSHISQTILSRRFNRDRGKALSIATTGYSIGEALFPIIISSLLLWSNLKTTTLLCAAFLIFYLMRLFFLDTRKFDNDLNLEKKVAGKFLLKGFKNIITERKFLVIMPASFALSFTSTAFFFYQYVFAEKLNWSITLYASFFMVYAVTRFFMSFVGGFLVDRFSAEKVFKFYLIPMAIGLIPMIFNDSIIAALFFLLMAGVTTGLAGTVKTSLIAEIYGTAQLGAIRSFFNMFMVLSTAIGPLFIGIMIDTGFSFHYIVLALCSLIFIAVLNCQRTINKI